A stretch of the Papaver somniferum cultivar HN1 chromosome 6, ASM357369v1, whole genome shotgun sequence genome encodes the following:
- the LOC113291482 gene encoding zinc finger protein 1-like, whose protein sequence is MSSKDYFNNDLNLNPSPLPYHHGHTDHRGTTMEIAYQQPKRVATDMFSCNYCHRKYHSAQALGGHQNAHKRERTATLAALAAFSYYKASHGKNLQRHQAFSSSTMSSLPSASPPLTHGDFIKKSSLGIQGRPVQKPAPYSLSSWASRSSSGLYGKDKHNRSHNNTSDSSVAAGSKCFVVSTSTVPPGEGVLKLDLSLKL, encoded by the coding sequence ATGTCTTCCAAAGATTACTTCAACAATGATCTCAATCTTAATCCAAGTCCTCTTCCTTATCATCATGGGCATACTGACCATCGAGGAACAACAATGGAGATTGCTTATCAGCAGCCAAAAAGAGTAGCGACGGATATGTTCTCTTGTAACTATTGTCACCGGAAATATCATAGCGCACAAGCACTAGGAGGACATCAAAATGCTCACAAACGAGAACGTACAGCTACACTAGCCGCACTCGCAGCTTTTAGTTATTATAAAGCAAGTCACGGCAAGAACCTACAGCGCCACCAAGCATTCTCATCGTCAACCATGAGTTCATTACCATCTGCATCGCCACCTCTTACTCATGGTGACTTTATCAAGAAATCATCACTGGGTATTCAAGGTCGACCGGTACAAAAACCAGCACCTTATTCTTTGTCGTCATGGGCTTCTCGGAGCTCTTCTGGTTTGTATGGGAAGGATAAACACAACCGCTCACACAACAATACATCTGATTCTAGCGTGGCAGCTGGTAGCAAGTGCTTCGTCGTAAGTACATCTACGGTACCGCCGGGTGAGGGAGTATTAAAGCTTGATTTATCTCTTAAGCTTTGA